A genomic region of Deltaproteobacteria bacterium contains the following coding sequences:
- a CDS encoding LptE family protein, with protein sequence MMNRIYTLLLLYLIVCTGCGYHFAPAGEHFDKSIRTVYVDTFSNLTGEANIETYLRNGLISEFRTGERFTLVYDRDAADVVLSGSITGVAVSHLSYAKNDIAKEDRVAMTVSATLAKTGTDEVLWENKSLSGREAYRVATDPAITDRNKKEALKKLCTDLAEWAYRDLMAGF encoded by the coding sequence ATGATGAACCGGATATATACTCTACTGTTACTGTACCTTATCGTCTGCACGGGATGCGGGTACCACTTCGCCCCGGCCGGTGAACATTTCGACAAGAGCATCCGAACCGTTTATGTGGACACCTTCTCAAACCTTACCGGTGAGGCGAACATCGAAACATACCTGCGAAACGGTCTCATCAGCGAGTTCAGGACCGGAGAGCGCTTCACCCTCGTCTACGACAGGGATGCGGCGGACGTCGTGCTTTCGGGAAGCATAACAGGCGTGGCGGTATCTCACCTGAGCTACGCAAAGAACGATATCGCCAAGGAAGACCGGGTAGCGATGACCGTCTCGGCCACGCTTGCAAAAACCGGCACGGACGAGGTTCTTTGGGAAAACAAAAGCCTCTCGGGAAGAGAGGCCTATCGGGTGGCAACGGATCCCGCGATAACGGACAGGAATAAAAAGGAAGCCCTCAAGAAACTCTGCACCGATCTTGCTGAATGGGCATACCGGGACCTGATGGCGGGATTCTGA
- a CDS encoding PAS domain S-box protein — protein sequence MPPNTEVDDSRDDIRSPWMRIQVFIVFITAVAVALTAFLGYQTYQASRQAALSQFNEQQLILARSAAAGIETYFSEVRAALVSATKVRSIQLMTPTCLEYMQNMYLGFIPRTSIRRIDENGYLKCIYPSDGWREDLIGRDYEEDQYFKNARETGNVILSGITVNEIGENRIRMAAPVYTRGPGEDDDKIFKGILVVSFNLQSIADVFISPIVSGETGYAWLINQEGYFLAHYFEDFVGRSAFTVRREKAPELSFESINNIQRGTLAGREGIGRYISGWHRGQTGRIEKLIAYCPARVVNQTWSVAVVAPTDEVDYILRSAGTTALNTFASIIIILLIAGGFTFFTTHRWSELLRREVRKRTKELRENEARFRSLFEGAPDAIFLASTDTGIIIDVNPAACRLLGMSKNDLVGLHQSRLHPPEHRRDAATVFSNHAKRIDPISESIVQRIDGTQVPVEIMSELITIQGERVMQGIFRDITQRKRTENRLRENEERFRRIFEGGALGIAVLSLGYRFEQVNTRICSMLGYEESELIGKTYLDITHHEHAEQDKKEVARLLQGDERFYKTEKRYIKKDGGFIWASLTASVVQDENDKPLYFIAMIDDITNKKRAEDEKKHLEAQLLHAQKMEALGTLVAGVAHEINNPVNKIIFDMPLMQKVWNDVIPLIEEDAKKNPGAKYGGLTYDFLKENLPVLLADMKMAANRVVRTVENLKHYSRQSSISEKVPVSVNQAVENAIRLIETTLRKSGINLELNLSGDHPMIEGNLQSIEQIVMNITINAVQALDESGGTIRISTELKKRSRKVVLSIEDNGKGIDPSIADRIFDPFVTTRQSEGGTGLGLPITYNLVEAHGGQISFESTPGKGTTFTILFPAVPADTGR from the coding sequence ATGCCCCCGAATACCGAAGTCGACGACTCGCGAGACGACATCCGCAGTCCCTGGATGCGCATCCAGGTGTTCATCGTTTTCATCACCGCCGTTGCCGTGGCCTTGACGGCATTTCTCGGTTACCAGACCTACCAGGCAAGCCGGCAGGCAGCCCTGAGTCAGTTCAATGAACAGCAGTTGATTCTTGCCCGCTCCGCCGCCGCAGGTATCGAGACCTACTTCAGCGAGGTGCGCGCCGCGCTGGTCTCGGCAACAAAGGTCAGATCGATCCAGCTGATGACACCGACCTGCCTGGAATACATGCAGAACATGTATCTCGGCTTCATTCCCCGGACCTCGATCCGGCGCATCGACGAGAACGGGTATCTTAAGTGCATCTATCCCTCCGATGGATGGCGTGAGGACCTGATCGGCAGGGATTACGAAGAAGACCAATACTTCAAAAACGCACGGGAAACGGGGAATGTCATCCTCTCAGGCATCACCGTCAACGAAATAGGGGAAAACCGTATCAGAATGGCCGCTCCCGTGTACACGAGGGGACCGGGAGAGGATGATGACAAGATTTTCAAGGGCATTCTGGTCGTCTCCTTCAACCTGCAGTCCATCGCAGATGTTTTCATCTCCCCCATCGTTTCGGGAGAAACGGGATATGCCTGGCTTATCAATCAGGAAGGGTATTTTCTTGCCCACTACTTCGAGGACTTCGTGGGCAGGAGCGCCTTCACGGTGAGAAGGGAAAAAGCCCCGGAACTGTCCTTCGAATCGATCAACAACATACAGCGGGGAACGCTTGCCGGAAGGGAGGGGATCGGCCGTTATATCTCGGGATGGCACCGCGGCCAGACAGGGCGGATCGAGAAGCTCATCGCTTACTGCCCGGCACGGGTCGTCAACCAGACCTGGTCGGTCGCTGTGGTGGCACCCACCGACGAGGTCGATTACATCCTGCGAAGCGCGGGAACAACCGCCCTGAACACCTTCGCTTCCATCATTATCATTCTTCTCATCGCCGGTGGATTTACCTTTTTCACGACACACCGATGGTCCGAGCTCCTCAGGAGGGAGGTACGGAAACGGACGAAGGAGCTCAGGGAAAACGAAGCGCGGTTCCGGAGCCTTTTTGAAGGGGCACCGGACGCCATATTCCTTGCCTCGACAGATACGGGAATCATCATCGATGTGAATCCAGCGGCCTGCCGCCTGCTCGGAATGTCGAAGAACGACCTGGTGGGCCTGCACCAGTCCCGCCTGCATCCACCGGAACACCGGCGTGATGCCGCCACCGTGTTCAGTAATCACGCCAAACGGATCGACCCCATATCCGAGAGCATCGTTCAGCGGATCGACGGAACGCAGGTCCCCGTTGAGATCATGTCGGAGCTCATAACCATTCAGGGTGAACGGGTGATGCAGGGAATTTTTCGGGATATCACGCAGCGCAAGCGAACAGAGAACCGCCTGCGGGAAAATGAAGAGCGGTTCCGCCGGATATTCGAAGGGGGGGCACTCGGCATAGCGGTCCTGAGCCTCGGCTACCGGTTCGAGCAGGTCAATACCCGGATCTGTTCAATGCTGGGCTATGAAGAATCCGAACTGATCGGCAAAACATACCTTGACATCACCCACCATGAGCACGCCGAACAGGACAAGAAGGAAGTGGCGCGATTGTTGCAGGGTGATGAGCGGTTTTATAAGACCGAAAAACGGTACATAAAGAAAGATGGAGGATTCATTTGGGCAAGCCTGACCGCTTCCGTCGTTCAGGATGAAAACGATAAGCCCCTCTATTTCATTGCAATGATTGACGATATTACCAACAAGAAACGCGCGGAAGATGAAAAGAAGCACCTGGAGGCCCAGCTCCTGCACGCCCAGAAAATGGAAGCCCTGGGAACACTCGTGGCCGGCGTCGCCCACGAGATCAATAATCCCGTGAACAAGATCATTTTCGATATGCCGCTTATGCAAAAGGTCTGGAATGATGTAATCCCCCTGATCGAAGAGGACGCAAAAAAGAACCCCGGCGCAAAGTACGGCGGCCTCACCTATGATTTTCTGAAGGAAAACCTCCCCGTCCTGCTCGCGGACATGAAGATGGCGGCGAACCGGGTTGTCAGGACCGTTGAAAATCTCAAGCATTATTCCCGGCAGTCGAGCATATCGGAAAAAGTGCCCGTTTCCGTGAACCAGGCCGTTGAAAACGCCATCCGTCTCATCGAAACAACCCTGAGAAAGTCGGGCATCAATCTCGAGCTGAATCTCTCCGGTGACCATCCCATGATCGAAGGCAATCTCCAGAGCATCGAGCAGATCGTCATGAACATCACCATTAACGCCGTTCAAGCCCTTGATGAATCGGGCGGCACGATCCGCATATCCACGGAGCTGAAGAAGAGATCACGGAAGGTGGTCCTCTCCATCGAGGACAACGGTAAGGGTATCGACCCCTCCATCGCGGACAGGATATTCGACCCCTTCGTCACGACACGACAGTCCGAGGGAGGAACGGGACTCGGACTTCCCATCACGTACAACCTCGTGGAAGCTCATGGAGGACAAATTTCCTTCGAGAGCACCCCCGGAAAAGGGACAACCTTCACAATCCTCTTCCCGGCCGTTCCCGCCGATACCGGAAGGTGA
- a CDS encoding leucine--tRNA ligase produces the protein MNRKYKPHAIEEKWQKYWHENDTFAVDEDPGKKKYYLLEMFPYPSGKIHMGHVRNYTIGDVVARYKKMRGFNVMHPMGWDSFGMPAENAAIEHGIHPSKWTNENIAYMKSQLKRMGFSYDWNREISTCEPFYYKWEQLFFIWMYKKGLAYKKGGSVNWCPQCLTVLANEQVEAGQCWRCGTEVIEKHLDQWFFRITDYVEELLDYCDKLPGWPERVLTMQKNWIGKSHGCELVFPMADSDDAIRVFTTRQDTIFGATFMLIAAEHPLVMDLARGKPCEKEVTDFVERVKKQDKMVRTSDYYEKEGVFLDAYCLNPVTDEKMPIYAANFVLADYGTGCVMAVPTHDQRDFEFAKKYDLPLVVVIDNPDAPLDAATMTEAYVDEGVLINSGRFNGMKNLQALDDIADHLESIGRARRTTEYRLRDWGISRQRYWGAPIPVTYCEKCGTVTVPEKDLPVVLPQEVELTGEGGSPLERMESFRNTTCPNCGGPAVRETDTMDTFVESSWYFARYCSAAFDEKPGLNREQTDYWMPVDQYIGGIEHAILHLLYARFYTKMLRDFGVLGVDEPFTNLLTQGMVCKETTRCRKHGYLFPDEVKDNCCIHCGAEVIVGKTEKMSKSLKNVVDPNHIIEEYGADTARIFCLFAAPPERDLEWSDQGVDGSFRFLNRVWRIVMDYLDDIMGIAPFDNGQPLEGDLKKLNRKIHQTIKKVTTDIEDRFHFNTAIAAVMELVNVLYQTGRPAAGDERALAVIRKAVETVIVLLHPIVPHITEELWQAIGGTGMLCDMTWPSFDAETASEEEITIVIQVNGKVRSRLQVAADEADEVIKEMARSDERVRQFIGDHNILKEVYVPKKLVNIVISA, from the coding sequence ATGAACAGAAAATACAAACCTCACGCGATAGAAGAAAAGTGGCAGAAATACTGGCACGAGAACGACACCTTCGCCGTCGATGAAGACCCCGGGAAGAAAAAGTACTATCTCCTCGAAATGTTTCCCTACCCATCGGGAAAAATTCACATGGGACATGTCCGGAACTATACGATCGGGGACGTGGTGGCCCGGTACAAGAAGATGAGAGGGTTCAACGTCATGCACCCCATGGGATGGGACTCCTTCGGAATGCCGGCGGAAAACGCCGCCATCGAGCATGGGATCCATCCATCGAAATGGACGAACGAAAACATCGCCTACATGAAAAGCCAGTTGAAGCGCATGGGTTTCAGCTACGACTGGAACAGGGAGATCTCGACCTGCGAGCCCTTTTATTACAAGTGGGAACAGCTCTTTTTCATCTGGATGTATAAGAAGGGACTTGCCTACAAGAAAGGGGGTTCCGTGAACTGGTGCCCGCAGTGCCTGACGGTCCTGGCAAACGAGCAGGTCGAAGCGGGCCAGTGCTGGCGGTGCGGCACTGAAGTCATCGAAAAACATCTCGACCAGTGGTTCTTCAGGATCACGGACTACGTTGAGGAACTGCTCGACTACTGTGACAAACTGCCGGGCTGGCCCGAACGGGTCCTGACAATGCAGAAAAACTGGATCGGGAAAAGCCACGGGTGTGAACTGGTCTTTCCCATGGCCGATTCGGATGACGCTATCAGGGTGTTCACGACCCGCCAGGACACCATCTTCGGCGCCACCTTCATGCTTATCGCCGCCGAACATCCGCTGGTAATGGACCTCGCCCGGGGAAAACCCTGCGAAAAGGAAGTGACCGATTTTGTGGAGCGGGTAAAAAAACAGGACAAGATGGTCAGGACCTCCGATTACTATGAAAAAGAAGGCGTCTTTCTCGACGCTTACTGCCTGAATCCGGTAACGGACGAAAAGATGCCCATCTATGCGGCGAACTTTGTGCTTGCCGACTACGGGACCGGCTGCGTCATGGCTGTTCCGACCCACGATCAGCGCGATTTTGAATTCGCGAAAAAATACGACCTTCCGCTGGTGGTGGTCATCGACAATCCCGATGCTCCCCTTGACGCGGCGACCATGACGGAAGCATACGTGGACGAAGGAGTTCTCATCAACTCGGGACGTTTCAACGGCATGAAAAACCTTCAGGCCCTTGACGATATCGCCGACCACCTCGAATCGATCGGACGGGCGAGACGCACGACGGAATACCGCCTCAGGGACTGGGGCATATCGCGGCAGCGCTACTGGGGGGCCCCGATACCCGTCACCTACTGCGAAAAATGCGGCACCGTGACCGTGCCGGAAAAAGACCTGCCCGTTGTCCTGCCCCAGGAAGTGGAGCTCACCGGGGAGGGAGGGTCTCCGCTGGAGCGGATGGAAAGTTTCAGGAACACCACCTGTCCGAACTGCGGCGGCCCCGCCGTCCGTGAAACGGACACTATGGACACCTTTGTGGAATCATCCTGGTACTTCGCGCGATACTGCTCCGCCGCCTTCGACGAGAAGCCGGGATTGAACAGGGAACAGACGGATTACTGGATGCCGGTGGACCAGTACATCGGCGGGATCGAGCACGCCATCCTCCACCTCCTCTACGCGCGGTTCTACACGAAGATGCTCAGGGATTTCGGCGTCCTCGGGGTGGACGAGCCTTTCACCAACCTGCTTACCCAGGGTATGGTGTGCAAGGAAACAACGCGGTGCCGGAAACACGGATACCTCTTCCCCGATGAAGTGAAGGACAATTGCTGCATACACTGCGGCGCCGAGGTCATCGTCGGGAAAACGGAGAAAATGTCAAAATCCCTGAAGAACGTGGTAGACCCGAACCATATCATCGAGGAATACGGGGCGGACACGGCCCGTATCTTCTGCCTCTTCGCGGCGCCGCCGGAGCGTGACCTGGAATGGAGCGATCAGGGAGTGGACGGTTCATTCCGCTTTCTGAACAGGGTCTGGCGTATCGTCATGGACTATCTCGACGACATCATGGGCATCGCGCCTTTTGATAACGGGCAGCCCCTGGAGGGAGACCTGAAGAAGCTGAACCGGAAGATACACCAGACCATTAAAAAGGTTACCACCGATATTGAAGACCGGTTCCATTTCAATACGGCGATCGCCGCCGTCATGGAACTGGTCAACGTTCTCTATCAGACGGGACGGCCCGCAGCGGGTGATGAAAGGGCCCTGGCCGTTATCAGAAAAGCCGTCGAAACCGTCATTGTTCTTCTCCATCCCATTGTGCCGCACATAACGGAGGAGCTCTGGCAGGCGATCGGCGGCACGGGAATGCTGTGCGACATGACCTGGCCGTCCTTTGACGCGGAGACGGCCTCCGAGGAGGAAATCACCATTGTCATACAGGTGAACGGAAAGGTGCGCAGCAGGCTCCAGGTCGCCGCCGATGAAGCGGACGAGGTCATAAAGGAAATGGCGAGAAGTGATGAACGGGTGCGGCAGTTCATCGGAGATCACAACATCCTGAAGGAAGTGTATGTTCCGAAGAAGCTCGTCAATATCGTTATCAGTGCGTAG
- a CDS encoding TPM domain-containing protein: protein MKTDRYCLPFFILLVLFLQVSTLFGAEPFPQPVGAVNDYAGVLSEQYRRSMESLAREVLQKTGASVVVVTMKSIGDADTDEYANRLYEAWGIGKKGEDRGVLIFLTLKERRIRIETGYGLEGILPDGRVGQILDTYVVPSLKKGDYEKGLYNAEAAVAAVIAADAGVSLEGTPYRVPAKRERSRPAADFLSYVVFILLLTLLLGTRQGRRMLPFILLMMMMGGRGSGGGGGFGGFGGGFGGFGGGMSGGGGAGRGF, encoded by the coding sequence GTGAAGACGGACAGATATTGTTTACCTTTTTTTATTCTCCTGGTGTTGTTCCTTCAGGTATCGACCCTTTTCGGGGCAGAGCCGTTCCCGCAACCCGTCGGTGCCGTCAACGATTACGCCGGTGTGCTCTCCGAACAGTACCGGCGCTCCATGGAATCGCTTGCCAGGGAAGTTCTGCAGAAAACGGGGGCATCCGTCGTGGTGGTCACCATGAAAAGCATCGGCGATGCCGATACCGACGAATACGCGAACCGGCTCTACGAGGCATGGGGCATCGGAAAAAAGGGCGAGGACCGGGGTGTTCTCATTTTTCTTACCCTGAAAGAGCGGCGGATACGGATCGAGACGGGCTACGGGCTTGAAGGGATCCTGCCGGACGGCCGCGTCGGTCAGATCCTGGACACTTACGTCGTGCCCTCTCTCAAGAAGGGCGACTATGAAAAGGGACTCTATAACGCGGAAGCGGCGGTGGCCGCCGTCATCGCGGCGGATGCCGGCGTTTCGCTCGAGGGGACGCCCTACCGGGTGCCGGCGAAGAGAGAACGATCAAGACCGGCGGCCGATTTCCTGTCCTATGTCGTTTTCATACTCCTGCTCACCCTCCTTCTGGGAACCCGCCAGGGGAGAAGGATGCTGCCCTTCATCCTGCTCATGATGATGATGGGCGGCAGAGGGAGCGGCGGTGGCGGCGGATTCGGCGGATTCGGCGGCGGATTCGGCGGATTCGGCGGCGGCATGAGCGGCGGCGGCGGCGCCGGCAGAGGATTTTAA
- a CDS encoding TrkH family potassium uptake protein: protein MSAKNILYILGTFLFFLGLTMVLPLAWSLFYGENDLIAFAASAGITTLAGALLYHLFRPSDGDVSLTHREGFLIVAAGWLCAGAFGAIPYMVHGTVPSFGDAFFESISGFTTTGATVIDHIDSLPHGILFWRSMTQWFGGMGIIILSIAIFPLLGVGGMQLYKAELPSPVKDKLTPRVTETARTLWIVYFIISTVEFILLLCGGMSVFDALCHTFTTMATGGFSTHDASIAHFHSPFIDSVITFFMLAAGVNFTLHYSLIIGNVRSLFSNSEFRFYIAVIAIAVILVTCDLHQHHQEAGGSGSSLRYASFQVVSIMTTTGFTTADFDGWPALSKIILILLMFIGGSAGSTGGSIKCLRILLILKHSYKELYHLVHPHAVTAVKLGKKIIYPQTMASIWGFFALYITLTAAASLVMTMLGLDVMTAFSSVAATIGNVGPGFAGVGPSMTYSEIPMTGKWVLSLCMLAGRLEIYTVLVLLTPEFWKK from the coding sequence ATGAGCGCAAAAAATATCCTCTATATACTGGGGACTTTTCTGTTCTTCCTCGGCCTTACCATGGTTCTTCCCCTGGCGTGGTCCCTTTTCTACGGGGAAAACGATCTGATCGCCTTTGCGGCGTCCGCCGGTATCACCACCCTTGCGGGCGCTCTTCTGTACCATCTTTTCAGGCCTTCGGACGGTGACGTCAGCCTGACACACCGGGAAGGATTTCTCATCGTCGCGGCGGGGTGGCTTTGCGCAGGCGCCTTCGGGGCGATCCCCTACATGGTGCACGGGACGGTCCCTTCCTTCGGCGACGCCTTCTTCGAGTCGATATCGGGATTCACCACTACGGGCGCGACGGTCATCGATCACATAGACTCACTTCCCCACGGCATCCTTTTCTGGCGCTCCATGACCCAGTGGTTCGGCGGCATGGGGATCATTATCCTCTCCATCGCTATCTTTCCCCTGCTGGGCGTCGGCGGCATGCAGCTCTACAAGGCGGAACTTCCGAGCCCTGTGAAAGACAAACTGACGCCCCGGGTGACGGAAACGGCACGTACCCTCTGGATCGTCTATTTTATTATCTCCACCGTGGAATTCATCCTCCTGCTCTGCGGGGGCATGAGCGTGTTCGATGCGCTGTGCCACACCTTCACGACCATGGCGACGGGAGGGTTCTCCACTCACGACGCCAGCATCGCCCACTTCCACAGTCCTTTCATTGACTCGGTGATCACCTTTTTCATGCTCGCCGCGGGGGTCAATTTCACACTCCACTACAGCCTGATCATCGGCAATGTGAGGTCCCTTTTTTCCAACAGCGAATTCCGCTTCTATATCGCCGTCATAGCCATAGCCGTGATCCTGGTCACCTGTGATCTGCATCAACATCACCAGGAGGCAGGGGGGTCGGGGTCATCTCTCCGGTATGCCTCGTTCCAGGTCGTTTCCATCATGACCACGACGGGGTTCACAACGGCTGATTTTGACGGATGGCCCGCCCTTTCCAAGATCATTCTCATTCTTCTGATGTTTATCGGCGGCTCGGCAGGGTCCACGGGAGGAAGCATCAAGTGCTTGAGAATACTGTTGATACTCAAGCACAGTTATAAAGAACTCTATCACCTGGTCCACCCTCATGCCGTAACGGCGGTCAAACTCGGCAAGAAGATCATTTATCCCCAGACAATGGCCAGCATCTGGGGCTTTTTCGCGCTCTATATCACCCTGACGGCAGCGGCGTCACTGGTCATGACGATGCTCGGCCTCGATGTCATGACGGCTTTCTCTTCCGTGGCGGCCACGATCGGTAATGTGGGTCCCGGTTTCGCAGGTGTCGGGCCGTCCATGACCTATTCGGAGATCCCCATGACGGGCAAGTGGGTCCTCTCCCTGTGCATGCTGGCGGGAAGACTTGAGATTTACACTGTCCTTGTTCTCCTTACGCCCGAGTTCTGGAAAAAATGA
- a CDS encoding LemA family protein gives MNKGSRNAIIVIAIIAVLILMSYSYVKGMYNSFVTLDESVSASWAQVENQLQRRYDLIPNLVETVKGFASQERAVFLGVAEARSKVGRADSIPDKIAANNELSGALARLLVTVERYPDIKSDQNFIRLQDELAGTENRIAVERRRYNEMVKTYNIKVRTFPSNLFASMFGFEKATFFEVPEAATAVPQVKFE, from the coding sequence ATGAACAAAGGATCACGGAATGCCATTATCGTCATTGCCATCATTGCAGTGCTCATACTGATGTCTTACTCTTACGTAAAGGGAATGTACAACAGCTTCGTCACCCTGGACGAATCGGTCAGCGCGTCCTGGGCCCAGGTTGAAAACCAGCTTCAGCGACGCTATGATCTCATTCCCAACCTCGTGGAAACGGTCAAGGGGTTCGCCTCGCAGGAGCGGGCGGTATTTCTGGGCGTTGCCGAGGCGCGATCGAAGGTCGGACGGGCGGACAGCATACCCGACAAGATCGCCGCCAATAACGAGCTGTCGGGGGCGCTGGCAAGGCTGCTCGTTACCGTGGAGCGATATCCCGACATAAAGTCCGATCAGAACTTCATCAGGCTCCAGGACGAACTGGCGGGAACGGAGAACCGCATCGCCGTGGAAAGACGCCGGTACAACGAGATGGTGAAAACTTACAATATCAAGGTCAGGACCTTCCCGTCGAATCTCTTCGCGAGCATGTTCGGTTTCGAAAAAGCCACGTTCTTTGAAGTTCCCGAGGCGGCCACCGCGGTACCGCAGGTGAAATTTGAATAA
- a CDS encoding sigma-54-dependent Fis family transcriptional regulator, translating into MESIPRQNTPVLVVDDDVGLLLSMKAALISAGMPEPALISDSRRVMDFVRNNSFHLILLDLVMPNLGGMDLLKEIKEEFPSIECIIVTAVDDVASAVQAMKYGAYDYLVKPIDSEKLIIVVNRALERHNLKNKLALFERNPRFKDLKHPEAFSHMIAADPSMAMVFHQVEVAAPTDYNIVITGESGTGKEMIARIIHSLSNRSDGPFVAVNMASFSKTLFEDDFFGHEKGAYTGAVSDKKGFFEAARGGTLFLDEITELDPSLQGKMLRVIQERELYRLGSTKVRNVDIRIISATNKDILDEIQNERFREDLFYRLNMFHIKIPPLREREDDLRPLAEHFMKIHANKNSKTILSIEPELIHCLMAHPLPGNVRELENIIAKAVLMETSSTLTPAAVSDLLSSYTPPLRRAEDIMTLAELEKIHIRHALEKTHGNRTQAAKILGIGLRTLQRKLKEWQEFSDMPD; encoded by the coding sequence ATGGAATCGATACCCCGTCAGAATACACCGGTTCTGGTCGTGGATGATGATGTGGGCCTTCTGCTCAGCATGAAGGCGGCGCTGATCAGCGCCGGCATGCCGGAACCGGCACTGATATCGGACAGCCGCCGGGTCATGGATTTTGTCCGGAACAACAGTTTTCATCTCATATTGCTCGACCTGGTCATGCCCAACCTGGGCGGCATGGACCTCTTGAAAGAGATAAAGGAGGAATTTCCTTCCATTGAATGCATCATCGTAACGGCCGTCGACGATGTGGCCTCCGCGGTCCAGGCCATGAAATACGGTGCCTACGATTACCTGGTAAAACCAATCGACAGCGAAAAACTCATTATCGTCGTCAACCGCGCACTGGAGCGGCATAACCTGAAGAACAAGCTCGCGCTCTTCGAAAGAAACCCGCGATTCAAGGACTTGAAACATCCCGAGGCGTTCAGCCATATGATTGCCGCCGACCCTTCGATGGCAATGGTTTTCCACCAGGTGGAAGTAGCGGCGCCCACGGATTACAATATCGTCATTACCGGTGAGTCCGGAACGGGTAAAGAAATGATAGCCCGGATCATCCACTCTCTGAGCAATCGTTCCGACGGCCCTTTTGTGGCCGTAAACATGGCATCTTTCAGCAAGACCCTCTTCGAAGATGACTTCTTCGGTCATGAAAAGGGCGCTTACACGGGAGCCGTCTCGGACAAAAAGGGATTTTTCGAGGCCGCCCGCGGGGGAACGCTCTTTCTCGATGAAATAACCGAACTGGACCCGTCACTGCAGGGAAAGATGCTCCGTGTCATCCAGGAGCGTGAATTATACCGCCTGGGCAGTACGAAAGTGAGAAATGTGGACATACGGATCATATCGGCAACGAACAAGGACATCCTGGATGAGATCCAGAACGAACGATTCCGCGAAGACCTCTTCTACCGGCTGAACATGTTCCACATCAAAATCCCCCCCCTGCGGGAACGAGAGGACGACCTGCGACCCCTGGCCGAGCATTTCATGAAGATCCACGCGAACAAGAACAGCAAAACCATACTTTCCATTGAACCGGAATTGATCCACTGCCTGATGGCACACCCCCTGCCGGGGAATGTCCGGGAACTGGAAAACATCATCGCCAAGGCCGTTCTGATGGAAACGAGCAGCACCCTGACACCGGCCGCTGTCAGCGATCTTCTTTCCTCGTATACCCCGCCATTGAGAAGGGCCGAGGATATCATGACGCTTGCCGAACTTGAAAAGATACATATCCGCCATGCCCTTGAAAAAACACACGGAAACCGGACACAGGCGGCAAAGATCCTCGGTATCGGGCTGCGAACCCTTCAGAGAAAACTGAAAGAATGGCAGGAGTTCTCCGACATGCCAGATTGA
- the rpsT gene encoding 30S ribosomal protein S20, with amino-acid sequence MANHKSAEKRMRQSERKRQRNVSAKSHVKTRVKAVLQAVEENNATLSKETLSTAVRVISKASSRGIIHKNNAARKISRLTRKVNSLTSGE; translated from the coding sequence TTGGCGAACCACAAGTCAGCTGAAAAGAGAATGAGGCAGAGCGAGCGCAAGAGACAGCGGAACGTATCGGCCAAGTCACATGTCAAGACCCGGGTCAAGGCGGTACTGCAAGCTGTTGAAGAGAACAACGCCACCCTGTCGAAGGAGACGCTCTCCACAGCCGTGCGCGTGATCAGCAAGGCGTCATCCCGGGGCATCATTCACAAGAACAATGCGGCGCGCAAGATCTCACGGCTGACACGAAAGGTGAACAGCCTGACCTCCGGGGAGTAG